A single genomic interval of Synergistaceae bacterium harbors:
- a CDS encoding threonine synthase produces the protein MNFICTKCGRIESTHTRKHKCDCGELWKLDFKAPAFDEALIDRSVWGMFRYRAFMALEGEAWRDVSLGEGMSPIIMFDEDVLLKMDYFMPTLSFKDRGAAVLIAHCKTIGVGSVVQDSSGNAGNSVAAYCGRCGIECEIFVPEGTSPKKIDMIRAHGAHVNIVPGSRDNCADVCRAKVESEGKYYASHVYNPFFYEGTKTYIYEVYEQLGRIPANIFIPLGNGTLFIGAVKGLEELLGSGAINSMPHLVAIQSENCDPFVKAVTRGEKHPAKVTPKPTLAEGIAIGVPIRGEEILEYIYKYNVELITAPEDRILEARAKLARSGIYCEHTTAANYAAYMKYCELHGKTPDSLLTMCGAGLKSDH, from the coding sequence ATGAATTTTATCTGCACTAAATGCGGAAGGATCGAAAGCACGCATACCAGAAAGCATAAATGTGACTGCGGAGAGCTATGGAAGCTGGATTTTAAGGCGCCTGCTTTTGATGAAGCCTTGATCGACAGAAGCGTATGGGGGATGTTCCGCTACAGGGCCTTCATGGCTTTGGAAGGAGAGGCATGGCGCGACGTCTCCTTGGGCGAGGGCATGTCTCCTATCATTATGTTTGACGAGGATGTTTTGCTTAAAATGGACTATTTTATGCCCACTCTCTCCTTTAAAGACAGGGGCGCTGCCGTCCTGATCGCCCACTGCAAGACAATAGGGGTCGGCTCCGTTGTGCAGGACAGCAGCGGCAATGCAGGAAACAGCGTTGCAGCATATTGCGGAAGGTGCGGGATCGAATGCGAAATTTTTGTTCCCGAGGGTACCTCACCCAAGAAAATCGACATGATCCGCGCACACGGCGCCCACGTAAATATAGTCCCCGGTTCCAGGGACAATTGCGCCGACGTCTGCAGGGCGAAGGTTGAATCCGAAGGAAAGTATTACGCTAGCCATGTCTATAACCCTTTCTTTTACGAGGGCACTAAGACCTATATTTACGAAGTATATGAACAACTTGGTCGAATTCCCGCTAATATATTCATACCGCTTGGAAACGGGACATTATTCATCGGGGCCGTGAAGGGCCTGGAAGAACTACTCGGCAGCGGTGCCATAAATAGTATGCCGCACTTAGTGGCAATTCAGAGTGAAAACTGCGACCCTTTTGTCAAAGCGGTTACGAGAGGTGAAAAACATCCAGCAAAAGTCACCCCGAAACCTACCCTTGCCGAGGGCATTGCAATAGGCGTGCCTATACGCGGAGAGGAAATCCTGGAATATATTTATAAATACAATGTGGAACTGATAACTGCACCGGAAGACCGCATCCTTGAAGCCAGAGCAAAGCTTGCCAGGAGCGGAATTTACTGTGAACACACAACTGCCGCCAATTACGCCGCTTATATGAAATACTGCGAGCTGCACGGAAAAACGCCCGACAGCCTGCTAACTATGTGCGGGGCAGGCCTTAAATCTGATCACTGA